A stretch of Eschrichtius robustus isolate mEscRob2 chromosome 6, mEscRob2.pri, whole genome shotgun sequence DNA encodes these proteins:
- the GPR87 gene encoding G-protein coupled receptor 87: MGLNLTLAKLPDNELHGPGNHTPSNTSDGPGRNTTINNEFDTVVLPGLYFVIFVASILLNGLAVWIFFHIRNKTSFIFYLKNIVVADLIMTLTFPFRIVHDAGFGPWYFKFILCRYTSVLFYANMYTSIVFLGLISIDRYLKVVKPFGDSRMYSITFTKILSLGVWVLMAVLSLPNIILTNGQPTRENIHECMKLKSPLGVKWHKAIIYVNSCLFVVVLVMLIGCYIAISRYIHKSSRQFISQSSRKRKHNQSIRVVVAVFFTCFLPYHLCRIPFTFSHLDRLLDESAHKILYYAKEMTLFLSACNVCLDPIIYFFMCRSFSRRLFKKSNIRTRSESIRSLQSVRRSEVRIYYDYTDV; this comes from the exons ATGGGGCTCAACTTGACACTTGCAAAATTACCAG ATAATGAGCTGCACGGTCCAGGGAATCACACCCCAAGTAACACAAGCGATGGACCCGGAAGGAACACCACCATCAACAACGAATTTGACACTGTCGTCTTGCCTGGGCTTTACTTCGTTATATTTGTGGCAAGCATCTTGCTGAATGGTCTAGCAGTGTGGATCTTCTTCCACATCAGGAATAAAACCAGCTTCATATTTTATCTCAAGAACATAGTGGTTGCTGACCTCATAATGACGCTGACATTTCCATTTCGAATAGTCCACGATGCAGGATTTGGACCTTGGTACTTCAAGTTTATCCTCTGCAGATACACTTCGGTTTTATTTTACGCCAACATGTACACTTCCATCGTGTTTCTTGGGCTGATAAGCATTGATCGCTACCTGAAGGTGGTAAAGCCATTTGGCGACTCTCGCATGTACAGCATAACCTTTACAAAGATTTTATCTCTTGGTGTCTGGGTGCTCATGGCTGTTCTGTCCTTGCCAAACATCATTCTAACAAATGGTCAACCAACTAGGGAAAATATTCATGAGTGCATGAAACTTAAGAGTCCTTTGGGAGTGAAATGGCATAAGGCCATCATTTATGTCAATAGCTGCTTGTTTGTGGTTGTGCTAGTGATGCTGATAGGATGTTACATAGCCATATCCAGGTACATCCACAAATCCAGCAGGCAATTCATAAGCCAGTCAAGCCGAAAGCGAAAACATAACCAGAGCATTAGAGTGGTCGTGGCTGTGTTTTTCACCTGTTTTCTACCCTATCACTTGTGCAggattccttttacttttagTCACTTGGACAGACTTTTAGATGAATCGGCACACAAAATCCTATATTATGCCAAAGAAATGACACTTTTCTTGTCTGCGTGCAACGTGTGCCTGGATccaataatttacttttttatgtgTCGCTCATTTTCAAGAAGACTGTTCAAGAAATCAAATATCAGAACAAGGAGTGAAAGCATCCGATCACTGCAAAGTGTCAGAAGATCAGAGGTCCGCATATACTATGATTATACTGATGTGTAG